The Streptococcus sanguinis genome contains the following window.
ATGGGTTGCAGTAATAGGTTCCGTTGAACGCGACCGACCTTCAGCTCGATTTCTAAACTCTGTATTGAGTGATGAGGGATTTCCATTTTGAGGCTCAAAATATGCTCCCAAAGCCAACTGTGAACCAGATGTTGCCACATATTTGGCTTTGAGATAGCTATACATGCGCTGAGTCTGTGTCTGCCCCGTATCCACGATAGAAGCTAGAATCCCAATCATAGCTACCAACAACACAATGGTTACAATGACCATAGGCAAGGTTGAACCCTGTCTTTTTTTCCCTTTCATTTTATTACTCTCCTAATACTTCTACTTTTGATATTGCCAAAATAGTTGTCACAGTCTGACAACTACTTTGGTAATATCCGACTGCCGAAGCAGTCGGAGTAAAAATAAATTTTTCAAGTCTTAATTCTGCAGTCTATTAATTTTTATTAACTCCATTTGCTGACCAGTCATAAGTCCATACTTTGTTCTCACCACCGCCTGAAGGTTTAAAGGTTGAAGTTAGGGTTGTACCACTAATAGTATGTGCTGAATCCTGACCATTCTTAGCCAAGGCATCCGCAATATTTGTTGAATTCTTAGCCGCATTTTTAGAAATGTATGGCGCAAGCTTTTCAAGAGTGATCTCGCCTGGATTGCCCGGATCATCTGATCCTCCGATATAAGACTGGATAGCTGATACCAATTCACGGTGTTCAGATTGGATACGGCTCTTACGCGCGTTATCTTGGAAGGAAGTGATAGCTGGAATCGCTACAGCTGCAATGATAGCAATAATGATAATTACCACGATCAACTCAACCAAGGTAAAACCTTTACCTTTTTTCTTCAAATCCTGACGGAATTTTTGCAATTTGTTTAACATTTAAATATTCTCCTATTTTCTTTTTATCTTTATTATTCGCTGAATATCAGCTTAACTTTTAAACTACATTTAGCTAGTTGGTATTTGAACCACTATATCTCCAATCGTAAAGCCAAGTTTTGTCCTTGGTTTTATCAGTTCCCGCTCCTGAGGGATGGAAGGTCGAAACCAAGGTTGTACCATCAATTTTATGAGCCGGCT
Protein-coding sequences here:
- a CDS encoding prepilin-type N-terminal cleavage/methylation domain-containing protein, coding for MLNKLQKFRQDLKKKGKGFTLVELIVVIIIIAIIAAVAIPAITSFQDNARKSRIQSEHRELVSAIQSYIGGSDDPGNPGEITLEKLAPYISKNAAKNSTNIADALAKNGQDSAHTISGTTLTSTFKPSGGGENKVWTYDWSANGVNKN